From Sporosarcina sp. 6E9, a single genomic window includes:
- the accD gene encoding acetyl-CoA carboxylase, carboxyltransferase subunit beta, which produces MIRDIFKRNRTQKEATMPSNNKNDVPEGIMTKCPECKKVTLTKELINALKVCPNCDHHFRMTAAERVAILFDKDSFISIDDHLKTQNPLNFPAYTEKVEEDAKKTGLNEAVLTGTGKIDGREVAVAIMDSHFRMGSMGSVVGEKITRAIEMATERKIPMLIFTASGGARMQEGVLSLMQMAKTSVALNRHSQHGLLYISIMTYPTTGGVSASFASVGDINIAEPKALIGFAGRRVIEQTVREKLPDDFQTAEFLLEHGQLDAVVHRSHMKDVLSNIVKLHVKETK; this is translated from the coding sequence ATGATTCGCGACATTTTTAAAAGAAATCGTACGCAAAAAGAGGCAACGATGCCTTCTAATAATAAAAATGATGTTCCTGAAGGGATCATGACAAAGTGTCCGGAATGTAAAAAAGTCACTTTGACAAAAGAACTCATAAATGCATTGAAAGTATGCCCTAATTGTGATCATCACTTTAGAATGACAGCTGCAGAACGAGTAGCTATCCTTTTTGATAAGGACAGTTTTATATCTATTGATGATCATTTGAAAACCCAAAACCCGTTAAACTTCCCTGCCTATACCGAAAAGGTGGAAGAAGATGCAAAAAAGACGGGTTTAAATGAAGCTGTATTAACAGGAACTGGAAAGATTGACGGACGCGAGGTCGCAGTTGCAATTATGGATTCACATTTTAGAATGGGGTCAATGGGCTCAGTTGTAGGTGAGAAAATAACGCGTGCAATAGAAATGGCAACAGAACGCAAAATCCCGATGCTCATCTTTACAGCGAGCGGCGGCGCCAGAATGCAAGAAGGTGTTCTATCCCTAATGCAAATGGCGAAAACGAGCGTGGCGTTAAATCGTCATTCACAGCACGGTTTGCTTTATATTTCAATTATGACCTATCCGACAACGGGTGGCGTTTCAGCAAGCTTTGCATCCGTAGGCGACATTAATATTGCTGAACCCAAAGCACTCATTGGTTTTGCGGGTAGACGTGTAATCGAGCAAACTGTTAGGGAAAAACTCCCTGATGATTTCCAGACGGCCGAGTTTCTTCTCGAACATGGTCAGCTAGACGCGGTTGTTCATCGTTCGCATATGAAAGATGTTCTTTCTAATATTGTTAAACTTCACGTAAAGGAGACTAAATGA
- the icd gene encoding NADP-dependent isocitrate dehydrogenase has product MTNGEKITVSNGVLNVPNNPVIPFIIGDGTGPDIWNAASRVLEAAVEKAYDGEKELVWKEVLAGEKAFNETGEWLPQETLDTIEEYLIAIKGPLTTPIGGGFRSLNVALRQELDLYTCIRPVRYFEGVPSPVKRPEDCDMVIFRENTEDIYAGIEYEKGTDEVKKLVNFLQDEMGVKNIRFPETSGIGIKPVSEDGTKRLVRAAINYALDEGRKSVTLVHKGNIMKFTEGAFATWGYEVAEQEFADKVFTWRQYDKIKDAEGTDAANKAQEDAEASGKIIIKEAIADIFLQLILTRPKEYDVVATMNLNGDYISDALAAQVGGIGIAPGANINYVSGHAIFEATHGTAPKYAGLDVVNPSSVLLSGVLMLQHLGWNEAAKMIEESIEKTIASKVVTYDFARLMEGSTKVKTSEFADELIKNL; this is encoded by the coding sequence ATGACAAACGGTGAAAAAATAACAGTATCAAATGGTGTTTTGAACGTTCCAAACAATCCAGTAATCCCATTTATAATCGGTGACGGTACAGGTCCTGATATTTGGAATGCAGCTTCACGTGTACTAGAAGCAGCAGTTGAAAAAGCGTATGACGGCGAGAAAGAACTCGTGTGGAAAGAAGTTCTTGCAGGAGAAAAAGCATTCAACGAAACTGGCGAATGGCTACCACAAGAAACACTAGATACAATTGAAGAGTATTTAATCGCTATTAAAGGACCACTTACAACGCCAATCGGCGGAGGTTTCCGTTCATTGAACGTTGCACTTCGTCAAGAACTTGATCTATACACATGTATTCGTCCAGTGCGTTACTTTGAAGGTGTTCCTTCACCAGTTAAGCGTCCTGAAGATTGCGACATGGTTATCTTCCGTGAAAACACAGAAGATATTTATGCAGGTATCGAGTATGAAAAAGGAACAGACGAAGTTAAAAAATTAGTTAACTTCCTACAAGATGAAATGGGCGTTAAAAACATACGTTTCCCAGAAACATCAGGTATCGGTATTAAGCCGGTTTCAGAAGATGGTACAAAACGTCTGGTTCGCGCTGCGATCAATTACGCACTTGATGAAGGACGTAAATCAGTGACGCTTGTTCATAAAGGAAACATTATGAAATTCACTGAAGGCGCATTCGCAACTTGGGGTTATGAAGTTGCTGAACAAGAATTCGCAGACAAAGTATTTACATGGAGACAGTACGACAAGATTAAAGACGCGGAAGGTACTGACGCCGCAAACAAAGCACAAGAAGACGCTGAAGCATCAGGCAAGATCATCATCAAAGAAGCAATCGCTGATATCTTCTTGCAGTTGATCCTTACTCGTCCAAAAGAGTATGATGTTGTTGCAACAATGAACTTAAACGGTGACTATATTTCTGATGCACTAGCTGCACAAGTTGGCGGAATCGGAATTGCACCGGGCGCGAACATCAACTATGTTTCAGGACATGCTATTTTCGAAGCAACTCACGGTACAGCACCAAAATATGCTGGACTAGACGTAGTTAACCCTTCATCAGTCCTACTATCAGGTGTACTCATGCTTCAACACCTTGGATGGAATGAAGCAGCGAAAATGATTGAAGAGTCGATTGAAAAGACAATTGCTTCTAAAGTTGTCACATATGACTTTGCACGCCTAATGGAAGGTTCAACTAAAGTTAAAACTTCCGAGTTTGCGGATGAGTTAATCAAAAATCTATAA
- the accA gene encoding acetyl-CoA carboxylase carboxyl transferase subunit alpha yields MGKTLAFEEPIVRLREKIEELEQFTIDSDVNLSEEIETLKIRLKNLEEDIYGNMEAWDRVQVARHPQRPTTLDYIAQLFEDFIQLHGDRNYGDDEAIVGGIASFDSRPITVIGHQRGKDTKENVRRNFGMPHPEGYRKALRLMKQAEKFNRPIICFIDTKGAYPGKAAEERGQSEAIARNLVEMAGLTVPVISIVIGEGGSGGALALGVANHIHMLEHSTYSVISPEGAASILWKDASLSKQAAEAMKITAPDLKEIGIIDKIIPEILGGAHRDLKQQAVYIGDAIRTSLEALTLLNEEEVIAKRYEKFREIGIFGE; encoded by the coding sequence TTGGGTAAAACATTAGCATTTGAAGAGCCAATCGTTAGGCTTCGAGAAAAAATCGAGGAACTTGAACAATTCACGATTGATTCGGACGTGAATTTATCAGAAGAAATTGAGACACTGAAAATACGTTTGAAGAATCTAGAAGAAGATATCTATGGTAATATGGAAGCTTGGGATCGCGTACAAGTCGCGAGACATCCACAACGCCCAACTACATTGGATTATATAGCTCAACTTTTTGAAGATTTCATTCAGCTGCATGGGGATCGTAATTACGGTGATGATGAAGCAATCGTTGGCGGAATTGCGTCATTCGATTCTAGGCCGATTACCGTAATTGGACACCAACGTGGAAAAGATACCAAAGAAAACGTTCGACGGAATTTCGGGATGCCACATCCGGAAGGCTATCGTAAAGCGCTTCGTTTAATGAAACAAGCGGAAAAGTTCAACAGACCAATCATTTGTTTTATTGATACAAAAGGTGCTTATCCTGGGAAGGCAGCAGAAGAACGCGGGCAGAGTGAAGCAATTGCGCGAAACTTAGTTGAAATGGCCGGGTTAACTGTACCGGTAATTTCTATCGTCATTGGCGAAGGTGGAAGTGGTGGCGCTTTAGCACTTGGTGTAGCCAACCATATTCATATGTTAGAGCACTCTACCTATTCGGTTATTTCGCCCGAAGGTGCTGCTTCAATTTTATGGAAAGATGCCAGTTTATCCAAACAAGCGGCTGAAGCCATGAAAATCACTGCACCAGATTTGAAAGAGATTGGAATTATTGATAAGATTATTCCTGAAATATTGGGCGGTGCACATCGCGATTTAAAGCAACAAGCTGTTTACATTGGCGATGCGATAAGAACCTCTTTAGAGGCGTTAACTTTGCTGAATGAAGAGGAAGTAATTGCGAAACGTTATGAAAAGTTCCGTGAAATTGGTATATTTGGAGAGTAA
- the citZ gene encoding citrate synthase → MTSTKGLEGVVATQSAISSIIDDTLTYVGYDIDDLANNASFEEVIYLLWHQRLPKEDELAELKHQLISNMTVPQEVYDHFKMYPIDKVHPMSALRTAVSLLGLYDEKSEDMSDEANYEKAIKIQAKIVTLVTAFGRIRKGLEPIAPKADLGYAANFLYMLSGNEPDAIEVEAFDKALVLHADHELNASTFTARVCVATLSDMYSGVTAAISALKGPLHGGANEQVMKMLAEIGSVDKAEAYIKDKLANKEKIMGFGHRVYRKGDPRAKHLREMSKKLTALRGEEKWYEMSVKIEEVFTAEKNLPPNVDFYSASVYHSLGIDHDLFTPIFAVSRVSGWIAHIREQYANNRLIRPRADYTGPGMQKYVPINER, encoded by the coding sequence ATGACATCAACCAAGGGATTAGAAGGAGTCGTCGCGACACAGTCTGCCATCAGTTCAATTATTGATGATACTCTTACATATGTCGGATATGACATTGACGACCTCGCTAATAATGCCAGTTTTGAAGAAGTTATCTATCTTCTTTGGCATCAGCGATTACCAAAAGAGGACGAGCTTGCTGAACTTAAACATCAACTAATTTCAAATATGACAGTTCCTCAGGAAGTATACGATCACTTTAAAATGTATCCAATTGACAAAGTACATCCTATGTCGGCTTTGCGCACTGCAGTTTCCCTTCTCGGATTATACGATGAAAAATCAGAAGATATGTCCGATGAAGCAAACTATGAAAAAGCGATTAAAATCCAAGCCAAAATTGTTACTTTGGTAACGGCATTCGGTCGAATCCGTAAAGGGTTAGAACCAATCGCTCCAAAAGCAGATTTAGGTTATGCTGCAAACTTCTTATACATGTTATCTGGAAATGAGCCTGATGCAATTGAAGTTGAAGCTTTCGACAAAGCGCTTGTACTTCATGCAGACCATGAATTGAATGCATCTACATTTACTGCACGCGTATGTGTAGCAACATTGTCGGATATGTACTCGGGCGTAACAGCAGCAATCAGTGCTCTAAAAGGTCCTTTACACGGCGGAGCGAATGAGCAAGTCATGAAAATGCTTGCGGAAATCGGTTCGGTAGACAAGGCAGAAGCTTATATTAAAGATAAACTTGCAAACAAAGAAAAGATTATGGGATTCGGCCACCGTGTTTACCGTAAAGGTGATCCACGTGCGAAACATCTTCGTGAAATGTCCAAAAAACTTACGGCATTACGCGGTGAGGAAAAATGGTACGAGATGTCTGTTAAGATTGAAGAAGTCTTTACAGCTGAAAAGAATCTACCACCAAACGTAGATTTCTATTCTGCATCTGTCTATCATTCTCTTGGCATTGATCATGATTTGTTCACGCCGATTTTTGCAGTTTCGCGTGTATCAGGTTGGATTGCGCATATTCGCGAGCAATATGCAAACAACCGCTTAATCCGTCCACGTGCGGATTATACTGGTCCAGGCATGCAGAAATATGTTCCAATTAACGAACGATAA
- a CDS encoding AI-2E family transporter has translation MSIHNKNQKTAKVFLVKWLPIILTIIVIFLFPPVAFAVIAAYFTAPLLTAVNSLTRLPLTLATIFVILILFFLTGSFIYVGIHGIMELVPAVERHLTPLTLNTNMISKVLSFLESKIIQYGQAILEYTLLMIQTLFQRLISFFIFLLAFFFALRESGKNRFWFLVYFPVEMRKQAKKSLSEASSVIGTFVSVEARLIFLTFIILSIGFSVLKFKSPFGIAFLISLVDGLPFLGIGIFLIPMIVFFIHTGNLYIGISLAFLYLLTITTRQFTESYMWASTFQLKPVHAFLIMACSVYLFGFVGILLSPFLLFAAYKVKQHPLFTE, from the coding sequence ATGTCAATTCATAATAAAAATCAAAAAACTGCTAAAGTTTTTTTGGTAAAATGGCTGCCAATCATTCTAACAATCATTGTTATTTTTCTATTTCCGCCAGTGGCGTTTGCAGTTATCGCGGCTTATTTTACTGCACCTCTTCTGACTGCAGTCAATTCATTGACAAGATTACCATTAACGCTTGCAACAATTTTCGTTATTCTTATTCTATTCTTTCTTACCGGCTCGTTTATATATGTCGGCATTCATGGAATAATGGAGCTCGTTCCAGCAGTTGAGCGACACCTCACGCCCTTAACATTAAATACCAATATGATTAGCAAAGTGCTTTCTTTCCTCGAAAGTAAGATCATTCAATATGGACAGGCAATTCTTGAATATACACTCTTGATGATCCAAACCTTGTTCCAACGGCTCATTAGTTTTTTCATTTTCCTTTTGGCTTTCTTTTTTGCGTTACGAGAGTCCGGAAAAAACCGGTTTTGGTTTCTCGTTTATTTTCCAGTAGAAATGCGCAAACAAGCTAAAAAATCACTTTCGGAAGCAAGTAGCGTAATTGGCACATTTGTTTCTGTTGAAGCACGATTGATTTTTTTAACATTTATTATTTTATCAATTGGATTTTCCGTCTTGAAATTCAAATCGCCATTTGGAATCGCGTTCCTAATTTCACTCGTAGACGGATTGCCTTTTCTAGGAATAGGAATATTCTTGATTCCAATGATTGTATTTTTCATACACACGGGAAATTTATACATTGGAATATCATTAGCTTTCCTTTATTTATTGACAATAACGACGCGACAATTTACCGAATCCTATATGTGGGCCTCAACCTTTCAACTTAAACCAGTTCATGCATTTTTAATCATGGCTTGTTCGGTTTACTTGTTTGGTTTTGTAGGTATTCTATTATCGCCTTTTCTCTTATTTGCTGCCTATAAAGTTAAACAACATCCACTTTTCACCGAATAA
- a CDS encoding MaoC/PaaZ C-terminal domain-containing protein yields the protein MILGKKRRLGRKIEEITVGEKLKLTEKIEDKDLLLYLGLTNDGNPLYIQHDYASQTPYENPIVPTIMLTGIISSAISKYLPGPGSHIVEQHLEFPKPVYHYATIDFLLEVIEVDHSTNKIIVKVEASDGDKDVVVAGEVKVIPPIVEDRLISEAMENF from the coding sequence TTGATTCTAGGTAAAAAGAGAAGGCTAGGCAGGAAAATCGAAGAGATAACAGTTGGAGAAAAGTTAAAGCTCACGGAAAAGATAGAAGACAAAGATTTACTTTTATATCTTGGGCTAACGAATGATGGAAATCCACTTTACATTCAACATGATTATGCATCGCAAACGCCGTACGAAAATCCTATCGTTCCAACAATCATGTTGACGGGCATTATTTCTTCCGCTATTTCAAAATATTTACCGGGTCCTGGTTCACATATTGTGGAACAACATCTCGAATTTCCTAAGCCTGTATATCATTATGCAACGATAGATTTTCTGTTGGAAGTAATCGAAGTCGACCACTCGACTAACAAAATAATCGTTAAAGTGGAAGCGTCAGATGGAGACAAAGATGTTGTAGTTGCGGGAGAGGTCAAAGTAATCCCTCCTATTGTTGAAGATCGACTTATTTCTGAAGCGATGGAGAATTTCTGA
- the pfkA gene encoding 6-phosphofructokinase — translation MKKIAVLTSGGDAPGMNAAVRAVVRKAIFDGLEVAGVYNGYQGLIDGKIKNMELGSVGDIIQRGGTMLRSARCPEFLSDEGRDKAVEQIKEHGIEGLVVIGGDGSFRGAYELTKLGIPCVCVPATIDNDINGTEFTIGFDTALNTIVDAIDKIRDTATSHERTFIIEVMGRDAGDLALWAGLAGGAETILIPEENFDIDDIVERLASGTGRGKKHSIIIVAEGVMSANELAKILRDTADIDNRYSVLGHVQRGGSPSVRDRVIASQFGARAVEVLLEGHGGKAIGMQKNQVVDYNLEDVFADHHETDMTMYKLSQELSI, via the coding sequence ATGAAGAAAATTGCTGTTTTAACAAGTGGTGGAGATGCACCTGGGATGAATGCAGCAGTACGTGCTGTTGTTCGGAAAGCTATTTTTGATGGTCTTGAGGTTGCCGGAGTTTATAATGGCTATCAAGGCTTAATTGACGGTAAAATTAAGAATATGGAACTTGGGTCGGTGGGTGATATCATCCAACGCGGAGGCACCATGCTTCGTTCCGCAAGATGTCCCGAATTTCTTTCTGATGAAGGTCGGGATAAAGCAGTAGAACAAATTAAAGAGCACGGGATTGAAGGACTAGTTGTTATTGGTGGAGACGGCTCATTTAGAGGCGCATACGAATTAACCAAGTTAGGTATCCCATGCGTTTGTGTGCCGGCAACGATTGATAATGACATTAATGGGACAGAGTTCACGATTGGTTTCGACACAGCTCTGAATACGATTGTCGATGCAATTGATAAAATCAGGGATACGGCAACTTCGCATGAGCGGACTTTCATTATTGAAGTGATGGGACGCGATGCGGGAGATTTAGCGCTATGGGCTGGACTGGCCGGCGGTGCAGAAACGATTCTGATTCCGGAAGAAAACTTTGATATTGACGACATTGTCGAGCGTCTGGCTAGTGGAACAGGCAGGGGTAAAAAACACAGTATCATCATTGTTGCTGAAGGTGTGATGTCCGCAAATGAACTTGCCAAGATATTACGAGACACGGCCGATATCGACAACCGATATTCTGTACTCGGTCATGTTCAACGTGGCGGCTCGCCATCCGTCAGAGACCGTGTAATCGCAAGTCAATTTGGGGCCAGGGCAGTAGAGGTATTATTGGAAGGTCATGGAGGCAAAGCGATTGGCATGCAAAAAAATCAAGTGGTAGACTATAACTTAGAAGACGTCTTTGCTGATCATCACGAAACAGATATGACGATGTATAAATTATCTCAAGAACTTTCAATTTAA
- the pyk gene encoding pyruvate kinase — protein MRKTKIVCTIGPASETPEILEELIDAGMNVARLNFSHGDHAEHKARIDRINEAARKKGKVVGILLDTRGPEIRTHSMKDGRVDLVTGQYLNISMTEVEGNSDVFSVTYDKLIEDVGVGSTILLDDGLIQLEVIGKDEDNGLIKTLVINSGTLKNKKGVNVPGVQVQLPGMTEKDANDILFGIKEGVDFIAASFVRRASDVMEIRSLLEENDGADLQIIPKIENQEGVDNIDEIITVSDGLMVARGDLGVEIPSEEVPLIQKKLIEKCNQAGKPVITATQMLDSMQHNPRPTRAEASDVANAILDGSDAIMLSGETAAGLYPVESVKTMVKIALHTEEAVDYRSLVSTRRREKQGNLTEAIGQSAAYTALNLNVKAVLAPTRSGHTAKMIAKYRPGCPVIALTSSEKCSKKLSLVWGIYPIVGKDVKSIDEILQESVEESVKHQYVTHGDVVIITAGVPVGEVGTTNLMKIHVIGDLLTRGQGIGRTVAHGRAVVVNNAEEALKKDTDGAIIVTMGSDRDMMPAIEKCAGLITEESGLTSHAAVVGLSLGIPVIVGVENATTVIEDGKDITMDAESGVIYKGHASVL, from the coding sequence ATGAGAAAAACGAAGATTGTTTGTACAATTGGTCCGGCAAGCGAAACACCAGAAATACTTGAAGAGCTGATAGATGCGGGGATGAACGTCGCCCGATTAAACTTCTCCCATGGAGATCATGCCGAACACAAAGCAAGAATTGACAGAATCAACGAAGCGGCAAGGAAAAAAGGGAAAGTAGTCGGGATTTTACTTGACACAAGAGGCCCTGAAATTCGAACTCACTCTATGAAAGATGGACGAGTTGACCTTGTGACAGGACAATATCTTAACATTTCTATGACTGAAGTCGAAGGAAATAGCGATGTGTTTTCGGTTACATACGATAAGCTAATCGAAGATGTTGGGGTTGGATCGACCATTCTTCTCGATGATGGGCTTATTCAACTTGAGGTGATTGGAAAAGATGAAGATAACGGCTTAATTAAAACACTTGTAATTAACTCAGGTACCCTTAAAAACAAAAAAGGCGTAAACGTCCCAGGTGTTCAAGTCCAATTACCTGGAATGACAGAAAAAGACGCAAACGATATTTTATTTGGCATTAAAGAAGGTGTCGATTTTATCGCGGCGTCATTTGTTCGACGTGCTTCAGATGTGATGGAAATTAGAAGTCTTCTCGAAGAAAATGATGGAGCAGATCTACAAATCATACCAAAGATTGAAAACCAAGAAGGTGTCGATAACATCGATGAAATCATTACGGTATCTGATGGCCTGATGGTTGCTCGTGGTGATTTGGGTGTTGAAATTCCTTCAGAAGAAGTACCCTTAATTCAGAAAAAGCTTATCGAAAAATGTAACCAAGCAGGAAAGCCTGTAATTACGGCTACGCAAATGTTGGACTCCATGCAACATAATCCGCGTCCAACTCGTGCCGAGGCGAGCGATGTTGCAAACGCAATATTAGACGGTTCAGACGCAATCATGTTGTCAGGTGAAACTGCTGCAGGCTTGTATCCGGTAGAATCAGTAAAAACAATGGTTAAAATCGCACTTCATACGGAAGAAGCAGTGGACTATCGCTCACTCGTTTCAACACGCAGACGCGAAAAACAAGGCAACTTGACAGAGGCGATAGGTCAATCCGCAGCTTATACCGCTTTAAATCTTAATGTTAAGGCTGTTCTTGCTCCGACTAGAAGCGGTCACACTGCGAAAATGATTGCAAAATATCGTCCAGGTTGTCCGGTAATTGCTTTAACTTCGTCAGAGAAATGTTCGAAAAAACTTTCACTCGTTTGGGGAATTTATCCGATTGTCGGAAAAGATGTGAAATCGATTGATGAAATACTACAAGAGTCGGTTGAGGAAAGCGTTAAACATCAGTACGTCACTCATGGAGATGTTGTCATTATCACAGCTGGAGTTCCAGTCGGTGAAGTAGGCACAACGAATCTGATGAAAATCCATGTTATTGGTGATTTACTAACTCGCGGTCAAGGAATTGGCCGTACTGTTGCTCACGGACGCGCAGTTGTTGTTAATAATGCAGAAGAAGCCTTGAAAAAAGACACTGATGGCGCAATTATTGTCACAATGGGATCTGACCGTGACATGATGCCGGCGATCGAGAAATGTGCGGGGCTAATCACGGAAGAGAGCGGGCTTACAAGCCATGCTGCAGTTGTGGGACTTAGCTTGGGCATTCCGGTTATTGTCGGTGTAGAAAATGCAACTACTGTAATTGAAGACGGGAAAGACATTACGATGGATGCTGAATCCGGCGTAATTTATAAAGGTCACGCTAGCGTACTTTAA
- a CDS encoding FxsA family protein, with product MRWLILLFIVVPTAELALLIYSGNTLGLLPTIGIILLTGIGGGYLAKKQGTKAWNEFRHKMTTMETPGTALIDGVCIFIGGLMLLMPGFITDAVGLFLLFKGPRNLLRPFIISWLAKKMKSGRIVIR from the coding sequence ATGAGATGGCTCATCCTATTATTTATTGTCGTCCCAACAGCGGAGTTGGCGTTACTTATTTATTCGGGAAATACTTTGGGTTTATTACCAACCATCGGGATTATTTTACTCACTGGAATCGGCGGTGGCTACTTAGCAAAAAAACAAGGAACAAAAGCGTGGAACGAGTTTAGACACAAAATGACAACAATGGAGACACCGGGAACTGCATTAATAGACGGTGTTTGCATATTTATTGGCGGACTTATGTTACTGATGCCGGGATTTATCACCGATGCAGTCGGCCTGTTTTTGTTGTTTAAGGGTCCGAGAAATCTACTAAGGCCTTTTATTATTAGTTGGTTGGCTAAGAAAATGAAAAGCGGTCGAATTGTTATTCGGTGA
- a CDS encoding FadR/GntR family transcriptional regulator — MEIHKAPSKMYLDIVHELRYIIKNEGIKTGGKLPSERVLAERLQVGRSTIREALRSLELLGLIETKRGEGTFLADFQKHQFVEVLADFIMQQPDSVVDVHETRRIHEISAIKAVSRNSSFRELPVWESLLSKIEHNGEILREDLIREMIIATGNRLSLKIWFLLKQYSMVRLDAMTHGVENPLVKEMLQAVRLGNEQAALAAYKKWIDVVERERREESNDSRHF; from the coding sequence GTGGAAATTCATAAAGCACCATCAAAAATGTATTTAGATATCGTTCATGAATTACGATACATTATTAAAAATGAAGGTATTAAAACAGGTGGGAAACTTCCTTCTGAACGTGTATTGGCTGAACGATTACAAGTAGGTAGATCAACCATTCGCGAGGCGCTCCGTAGCTTAGAACTTCTAGGACTTATCGAGACGAAGCGCGGCGAAGGAACATTTTTAGCCGATTTTCAAAAACATCAATTCGTCGAAGTCTTAGCCGACTTCATCATGCAACAGCCAGATTCAGTTGTTGATGTACATGAAACGAGAAGGATTCATGAAATCAGCGCGATCAAAGCGGTTAGCCGAAATAGCAGTTTTCGTGAATTGCCAGTATGGGAAAGCCTACTCTCGAAGATTGAACACAATGGAGAAATCCTACGTGAAGATTTAATCAGAGAAATGATCATAGCGACTGGAAATCGACTTTCATTAAAAATTTGGTTTCTATTAAAACAATACAGCATGGTTCGATTAGATGCCATGACGCATGGAGTGGAAAACCCATTAGTTAAAGAAATGCTACAAGCAGTCCGCTTAGGAAATGAACAGGCGGCACTAGCGGCATATAAGAAATGGATTGATGTAGTTGAAAGAGAGAGAAGGGAAGAGAGTAATGATTCGCGACATTTTTAA
- the mdh gene encoding malate dehydrogenase, which translates to MTMTRKKVSVIGSGFTGATTAFLLAQKELADIVLVDIPQMENPTKGKALDMLEAGPVQGFDANIIGTSDYADTQNSDIVIITAGIARKPGMSRDDLVQTNQKIMKAVTSEIVKYSPNSTIIVLTNPVDAMTYTVYQASGFPKERVIGQSGVLDTARFRTFVAQELNLSVKDVTGFVLGGHGDDMVPLVRYSYAGGIPLETLISPERLEEIVDRTRNGGAEIVNLLGNGSAYYAPAASLVEMAEAILKDQKRVLPAIAYLEGEYDLDGIYLGVPTVLGARGIEKIIELDLTEDEKIALSKSADSVRAVMKVLA; encoded by the coding sequence ATGACAATGACACGCAAGAAAGTATCGGTTATCGGTTCCGGCTTCACTGGCGCAACAACTGCATTTCTTTTGGCACAAAAAGAATTAGCTGACATTGTTCTTGTTGATATTCCTCAAATGGAGAATCCAACAAAAGGGAAGGCACTTGATATGCTTGAAGCAGGTCCTGTTCAAGGATTTGATGCAAACATTATTGGCACTTCAGATTACGCGGATACGCAGAATTCTGATATTGTAATCATTACTGCAGGGATTGCACGTAAACCAGGCATGAGCCGTGATGATTTAGTGCAGACTAACCAAAAGATCATGAAAGCCGTAACAAGTGAAATTGTGAAGTATTCTCCAAATTCAACAATCATCGTTTTAACGAATCCTGTTGATGCGATGACATATACTGTTTATCAAGCATCCGGTTTCCCGAAAGAACGTGTAATCGGACAATCGGGCGTATTGGACACTGCACGTTTCCGTACGTTTGTAGCGCAGGAGCTTAACCTTTCCGTAAAAGATGTAACAGGATTTGTTCTTGGTGGGCATGGGGATGATATGGTTCCACTTGTACGCTATTCTTATGCAGGCGGAATTCCATTAGAAACTTTAATTTCACCAGAACGTCTTGAAGAAATCGTTGATCGCACGCGTAACGGCGGAGCGGAAATTGTAAACCTTCTAGGCAATGGTTCTGCCTATTATGCACCTGCAGCTTCACTAGTCGAAATGGCTGAAGCAATATTAAAAGACCAAAAACGTGTTCTCCCTGCAATTGCTTATTTGGAAGGCGAATATGATCTTGATGGAATATACCTAGGCGTACCAACTGTTTTGGGTGCTAGAGGCATTGAAAAGATTATTGAACTCGACTTAACAGAAGATGAAAAAATTGCTCTATCCAAATCTGCAGATTCAGTGAGAGCCGTAATGAAAGTATTGGCGTAA